The Thalassoroseus pseudoceratinae genome has a segment encoding these proteins:
- a CDS encoding ADP-ribosylglycohydrolase family protein translates to MNQFKNRGSGCLLGLAVGDALGAAVEFKPPGSFAPVTGYRAGGPHGLSPGEWTDDTSMALAMAESIAQVGWDLDDQARRYVDWWRNGTYSVNGRCFDIGITTRASLVLFERDGDARNSGDRAERASGNGSIMRLAPVPIRYLDHFPNQIEQLATLAAESSLPTHGSPQCLSACQYMALILAGLMHGLDRDTVLAPDWEPLEQLRRLQPLHPAVDVVALGSFRRLQPPEIQGSGYVVKSLEAALWAFHDAQDFREAVLKAVNLGDDADTTGAVCGQFAGAFWGEAGIPQEWLDGLAKREMLEQALTGLIVNNG, encoded by the coding sequence ATGAACCAGTTCAAGAACCGCGGAAGCGGTTGCCTGCTCGGTTTGGCTGTCGGTGATGCTCTGGGAGCGGCTGTCGAGTTCAAGCCGCCTGGTTCATTTGCGCCCGTGACTGGCTATCGGGCTGGTGGCCCGCATGGTCTCAGCCCCGGGGAGTGGACCGATGACACCAGTATGGCTCTCGCGATGGCCGAGAGCATCGCCCAAGTCGGCTGGGACCTCGACGATCAAGCTCGGCGATATGTCGATTGGTGGCGAAACGGAACTTATTCCGTGAACGGTCGCTGTTTCGATATTGGAATCACGACGCGGGCCTCGCTCGTGCTGTTTGAACGGGATGGGGATGCTCGGAACTCGGGTGATCGGGCCGAGCGTGCCAGCGGCAACGGTTCGATCATGCGATTGGCTCCGGTACCCATACGCTATTTGGATCACTTTCCAAATCAAATCGAGCAACTGGCCACGCTCGCAGCGGAGTCGAGCTTGCCCACGCATGGCAGTCCTCAATGTCTATCAGCCTGTCAGTACATGGCTCTCATTCTGGCCGGGTTGATGCACGGATTGGATCGGGACACAGTGCTGGCTCCTGACTGGGAACCGCTCGAACAACTTCGACGACTTCAACCACTTCATCCTGCAGTAGACGTGGTTGCATTGGGCAGTTTTCGAAGACTCCAGCCGCCAGAAATTCAGGGGAGCGGTTATGTCGTCAAGAGTTTGGAGGCGGCTTTGTGGGCGTTTCACGATGCTCAAGATTTCCGTGAAGCCGTGCTTAAAGCGGTCAATCTGGGAGACGACGCCGATACGACGGGAGCCGTCTGCGGACAGTTTGCAGGAGCGTTTTGGGGAGAAGCCGGCATCCCACAGGAGTGGCTCGACGGACTCGCCAAGCGGGAGATGCTTGAACAAGCCTTAACGGGTTTGATTGTGAACAACGGTTAG
- a CDS encoding sulfatase family protein produces MKRNWRKLAASVSLLTVALVCSQSGLAADTPNFVLLMGDDHGWSETGYNGHPHLKTPVLDEMAKTGLQFDRFYAGHPTCSPTRGSFLTGRHPNRYGTFEPGYSIRPEEITIAHLLSSAGYRCAHFGKWHLGPVKAASPTNPREMGFQEYLSHDNFYEMNPIFSRNGQKPKEYPGEGSEVTIDETIKFIHNAKELDKPFLAVVWFGSPHEPYSGLEKDLALYADLPESYAKRTVRLTSMKTGRPTTRPLRDVLQERYAEITAMDRSIGTLRDYLKKSGLRENTMVFYCGDNGSPPSTDRVTTPFREDKASVYEGGIRVPGVIEWPSRIKKPSRTQVPAVTSDLLPTLCELVGVDVPERPIDGISLVEVLDGTMTERPKPIGFWQYDTQNIRGQTPLPEPYIDPKLQEGTTPLVKYLQGKLTRSFNNFEQPPIKPADFTGPRSFVHNRYKLVIDGEGNGMEVPELYDLVEDPAESKNIAESNIELTQKLTKELRDWQESVLNSVTGNDYPN; encoded by the coding sequence ATGAAACGCAATTGGCGAAAACTCGCTGCTTCGGTGTCACTGCTGACCGTTGCCTTGGTGTGCAGTCAATCGGGACTTGCCGCCGATACTCCGAACTTCGTGCTCTTGATGGGGGACGATCATGGTTGGAGTGAGACGGGGTACAACGGGCATCCGCACCTCAAAACACCGGTGCTGGATGAAATGGCCAAAACGGGACTGCAGTTCGACCGTTTCTACGCCGGTCATCCAACGTGCTCGCCCACGCGGGGAAGTTTCCTGACGGGGCGGCATCCGAACCGATACGGCACATTTGAACCCGGATATTCCATCCGTCCGGAGGAAATCACGATCGCACACCTGCTCTCGTCGGCCGGGTATCGTTGTGCTCACTTCGGCAAATGGCATCTGGGGCCGGTCAAGGCTGCGTCGCCGACCAACCCCCGTGAGATGGGATTTCAAGAGTATCTCTCACACGACAACTTCTACGAAATGAATCCGATCTTCTCTCGCAATGGTCAAAAGCCAAAGGAGTACCCTGGTGAGGGGTCGGAAGTCACGATCGACGAGACAATCAAATTCATCCACAACGCCAAGGAACTAGACAAACCATTCCTAGCCGTCGTATGGTTCGGTTCGCCGCATGAACCGTATAGTGGTCTCGAAAAAGATTTGGCGTTGTATGCAGACTTGCCGGAATCCTACGCCAAACGAACAGTTCGGTTGACCTCGATGAAAACGGGACGGCCGACGACCCGCCCACTTCGTGACGTGCTCCAAGAGCGGTATGCCGAAATCACTGCGATGGACCGTTCGATCGGTACGCTTCGCGACTACTTGAAGAAATCGGGACTACGCGAAAACACGATGGTCTTCTACTGCGGTGACAACGGCAGCCCGCCAAGCACCGACCGCGTTACGACGCCGTTTCGGGAAGACAAGGCCTCGGTCTACGAAGGTGGAATTCGCGTACCTGGCGTGATCGAATGGCCAAGTCGAATCAAGAAGCCGAGCCGGACGCAAGTTCCCGCTGTCACCAGTGATCTTCTGCCAACACTATGTGAGCTGGTGGGAGTGGACGTCCCCGAACGGCCGATCGACGGCATTTCATTGGTCGAGGTGTTGGATGGCACGATGACCGAACGCCCCAAACCGATTGGTTTCTGGCAGTACGACACACAAAATATTCGCGGCCAGACCCCCCTGCCCGAGCCGTACATTGATCCGAAATTGCAAGAGGGAACCACGCCGCTCGTGAAGTACCTGCAAGGCAAACTCACTCGCAGCTTCAATAACTTTGAGCAACCACCCATCAAACCCGCCGACTTCACCGGCCCGCGTTCCTTCGTTCACAACCGCTACAAGCTCGTCATTGATGGCGAAGGTAACGGCATGGAAGTTCCGGAACTCTACGATCTGGTCGAAGATCCGGCCGAATCAAAGAACATCGCGGAATCGAACATCGAACTGACACAGAAATTGACCAAAGAGCTTCGCGACTGGCAAGAGTCCGTACTCAACAGTGTCACCGGCAACGACTACCCCAATTGA
- a CDS encoding YncE family protein, with protein MYRPFLLMCSLWALVLFDAVRVSAQSKKSGKAKVVRDEDLPYPPTLPNGKSVVTDRSAVFLEPPTGLGRDVVIADEVPTVDFMFYPNQDYPGKPWSNWGDGSVANGKYYSAIGDHYAIGRGVAKYGTGTAHVYEYDPEAKSLRSLVDVAELLDLPDGHYTPGKIHSRVQMGKDGWLYYATHRGSPRAANDANHYQGDWIFRTNPQTGQSEVLAIPIAKHSIPNSVLDPERMIFYGGTAAGPDAKNQEIVFFAYDLLGGKLLYAGPNGPARYMMLSKSTGKLFYVPGNQDGELMCFDPDTGKPPSKVGVTLGIRAATEETKDGLIYTVSTGQRQGDATIWEFNVKSETARKIGAAKVGENAYVASIDVDPTGRFLYYSPGAHGGGFRDGTPIVQFDISTGRKKVIAFLHPFYENKYGFIPKGTYSTALSEDGRQLFVTWNVSRGTRAWDYCGLSVIHIPKSER; from the coding sequence ATGTACCGACCATTCCTGCTGATGTGTAGTCTCTGGGCACTTGTGTTGTTCGACGCGGTTCGCGTATCGGCGCAGTCCAAAAAGTCGGGCAAAGCCAAAGTCGTCCGCGATGAGGACCTGCCCTACCCGCCCACCCTTCCCAATGGAAAATCCGTGGTGACGGACCGATCCGCAGTTTTCCTTGAACCGCCCACAGGGCTGGGGCGTGATGTCGTGATCGCGGACGAAGTCCCGACCGTCGACTTTATGTTCTATCCCAATCAAGACTACCCGGGAAAACCGTGGTCGAATTGGGGAGACGGATCGGTTGCCAACGGAAAGTACTACTCGGCGATTGGCGATCACTACGCGATTGGTCGCGGCGTGGCGAAGTACGGCACTGGGACGGCTCATGTCTATGAGTACGATCCCGAGGCAAAGTCGCTGCGATCGCTTGTCGATGTCGCGGAGCTGCTCGATTTGCCGGACGGGCATTACACACCGGGGAAGATTCACAGTCGTGTCCAGATGGGCAAAGATGGTTGGCTCTACTACGCAACGCATCGCGGTTCGCCTCGTGCCGCCAACGACGCCAATCATTACCAGGGCGATTGGATCTTTCGCACGAATCCCCAAACTGGTCAGAGTGAAGTTCTCGCCATCCCCATCGCGAAACATAGTATTCCGAATAGTGTGCTCGATCCTGAGCGAATGATTTTTTACGGTGGAACCGCGGCTGGTCCGGATGCGAAGAATCAGGAGATTGTTTTCTTCGCGTATGATCTGTTGGGCGGGAAGTTGTTGTACGCTGGGCCTAATGGACCGGCTCGATACATGATGTTATCCAAGTCAACCGGGAAACTCTTTTACGTGCCTGGCAATCAGGACGGCGAACTCATGTGTTTCGACCCCGACACCGGCAAACCGCCGAGCAAGGTTGGTGTTACACTCGGAATTCGCGCTGCGACGGAAGAAACCAAGGACGGTTTGATCTACACCGTCTCAACCGGCCAACGCCAGGGCGATGCCACCATCTGGGAGTTCAACGTCAAATCGGAAACGGCCAGGAAAATCGGTGCTGCAAAAGTGGGCGAGAACGCCTATGTGGCTTCGATTGACGTCGATCCCACTGGACGGTTTCTCTACTACTCTCCCGGGGCTCACGGCGGTGGATTTCGGGACGGCACGCCCATCGTTCAGTTCGACATTTCAACCGGACGCAAGAAGGTCATCGCGTTTCTGCACCCGTTCTACGAAAACAAATATGGTTTCATTCCCAAAGGCACTTACAGCACCGCATTGTCGGAGGACGGTCGCCAACTGTTCGTCACATGGAATGTCAGCCGCGGCACCCGAGCTTGGGATTACTGTGGGCTCTCAGTGATTCACATTCCGAAGTCGGAACGTTGA
- a CDS encoding tetratricopeptide repeat protein, translating into MQCFGLLLGLVMVLSGTINPASAAEPTDRFRFRQASGGEIVVTCFISEYNASQIRYRLKHDGPTLTKSADQVVEVVTPLSEPHVNGLREFADGQIAKAEKEFQAALVKESRAWVRRDILAMLIRCAFHRTDYVAAGNRFLAIIRSEPNTRHIALAPLWWTQSRVAPQLRSEALAWNKRDQEFAQLLSASVLLLDTEHTAAARIQMSRLATTAAEPWRQLAKMQLWRLSIHRDQVSTADLNLWAADIRFLRESLRGGPWYTLGEAYRSKQQYGQAAAAFLWVPLVYGDNVHLAALSMQHAADSLRTIGRVADADTLEREIISRYPNSEAATQLRSAAESEPTNSSRAP; encoded by the coding sequence TTGCAGTGTTTCGGTTTGCTGCTCGGATTAGTGATGGTGCTTTCAGGAACGATCAATCCGGCATCCGCAGCCGAGCCGACAGATCGTTTTCGATTTCGTCAGGCGAGCGGCGGTGAAATCGTCGTGACTTGCTTCATCTCCGAATACAATGCATCACAGATTCGCTACCGATTGAAACACGATGGCCCGACACTAACCAAGTCAGCGGATCAAGTCGTCGAGGTCGTCACTCCTCTGTCAGAACCGCACGTCAATGGCTTACGTGAGTTTGCGGACGGTCAGATTGCGAAAGCCGAAAAGGAATTTCAGGCGGCGTTGGTCAAGGAATCGCGTGCTTGGGTAAGACGCGACATTCTCGCCATGCTGATTCGCTGCGCGTTCCATCGAACCGACTACGTTGCTGCGGGAAATCGATTTCTTGCGATCATTCGAAGCGAACCCAACACGCGACACATTGCACTCGCACCGCTTTGGTGGACGCAATCTCGTGTTGCACCGCAACTCCGCAGTGAAGCGTTAGCGTGGAACAAACGCGATCAGGAATTCGCTCAACTCTTGTCGGCCAGCGTCCTGTTGCTGGATACCGAGCACACGGCGGCGGCCCGAATTCAGATGAGCCGACTAGCAACCACCGCCGCGGAACCATGGCGTCAGTTGGCGAAGATGCAACTTTGGCGTCTGAGCATTCACCGTGATCAGGTCTCGACTGCCGATCTCAATTTATGGGCCGCCGACATTCGGTTTCTTCGTGAGTCACTTCGCGGCGGACCATGGTACACTCTCGGCGAGGCCTATCGGTCGAAACAACAATATGGGCAAGCGGCGGCCGCGTTTCTGTGGGTGCCATTAGTTTACGGAGATAACGTGCATTTGGCGGCGTTGTCCATGCAGCATGCGGCGGATTCTCTGCGAACCATTGGTCGAGTCGCCGATGCCGACACGCTTGAACGGGAGATCATTTCCCGGTATCCCAATAGTGAAGCAGCCACACAATTGCGATCCGCTGCCGAAAGTGAGCCGACAAATTCATCTCGGGCTCCATAA
- the nrdR gene encoding transcriptional regulator NrdR — MHCPFCRQGETRVIDSRASHDFVIRRRRECLHPDCRRRFTTYEKIEQSTIKVVKKNGNRVPFCRERLRAGIEKACWKRPVSEEQVDAIIAGVESEIHESFEREVNSRFIGERVIEALRELDQVAFVRFASVYRDYEDVNDFVEELEPILRTGPAPPR; from the coding sequence ATGCACTGTCCATTTTGTCGACAAGGTGAAACGCGAGTCATCGATTCGCGGGCAAGTCACGATTTCGTCATCCGACGTCGTCGCGAGTGTTTGCATCCGGACTGTCGTCGCCGGTTTACCACGTACGAAAAAATTGAGCAATCGACAATCAAGGTTGTGAAGAAAAACGGCAACCGTGTTCCGTTTTGCCGCGAACGCTTGCGAGCGGGAATCGAAAAAGCGTGTTGGAAACGGCCCGTTTCCGAAGAGCAAGTCGACGCAATCATTGCCGGTGTAGAATCGGAGATTCACGAGAGTTTTGAACGTGAAGTCAACTCCCGGTTCATCGGCGAGCGGGTCATTGAAGCCCTTCGTGAGTTGGATCAAGTCGCATTCGTGCGGTTCGCTTCTGTCTATCGAGACTACGAAGACGTCAACGACTTCGTCGAGGAATTGGAGCCTATTCTGAGAACCGGCCCTGCTCCACCCCGTTAG
- a CDS encoding MFS transporter produces the protein MSTPDDQSFSNKTSGTENTEEQPQIELSRLTRSVMVNQLVWTAGYSLTSGGFLLYFAKGLGAEQWAITVLLVLPEMLGITGLFGRKLLQRFGSSKRFFLTFSLLARCCMLAVPFYGFRLFRADGDVAFASMIGVLAISYILQEIAYVIYIAWISELAPQSHWGRFFAWRNIAKLVSMLTVPVAGGFLRDWWRHAGPPEEALLAYEIAFSLGVVLLTVSLLPMLKVPDVSLPPLADAVPSWKRIREAWREPSMRFLLLHAWCLAFANGLTQQAFFSLTYGHLGIQLGMYYGLSSLMQLVKLPVSWFSGRQCDRSGNLRPLVIGLIIASSGLVFWLLATKEQWWWVIPAYTCWGFYAMANIAGRNLALELSPAADRLVHFALFRQVSGVCAGMSGLLGGWWLGKLFAADVEWSFLGRTLGAAHVIIVVSLIGRYASLLWLIPVREPSE, from the coding sequence ATGTCAACGCCCGATGACCAGTCATTCTCAAACAAAACCTCAGGAACGGAGAATACTGAAGAACAACCGCAGATTGAACTCTCACGGTTGACTCGGTCGGTCATGGTCAACCAATTGGTCTGGACCGCGGGGTATTCACTGACTTCCGGCGGGTTTCTTTTGTACTTTGCGAAGGGGTTGGGAGCCGAACAATGGGCGATCACCGTTCTGCTGGTTCTCCCCGAGATGCTTGGGATCACAGGGTTGTTCGGTCGGAAATTGTTGCAACGGTTCGGCAGCTCCAAACGCTTTTTTCTGACGTTCTCACTACTTGCACGTTGTTGCATGTTGGCGGTTCCGTTCTACGGCTTTCGACTGTTCCGAGCCGATGGCGACGTCGCATTCGCATCCATGATTGGCGTGTTGGCGATTTCGTATATCCTGCAAGAGATCGCATATGTCATCTACATTGCCTGGATTAGCGAACTGGCACCGCAATCGCATTGGGGACGTTTCTTTGCCTGGCGAAACATCGCGAAACTGGTTTCGATGTTGACCGTTCCGGTTGCGGGGGGATTTCTCCGCGATTGGTGGCGGCATGCGGGTCCGCCCGAGGAAGCATTACTCGCTTACGAGATTGCGTTCTCACTGGGTGTCGTCTTGCTGACGGTTTCGCTGCTGCCGATGCTCAAGGTTCCTGATGTTTCACTCCCGCCACTCGCCGACGCGGTTCCGAGTTGGAAACGAATTCGAGAGGCATGGCGGGAACCATCCATGCGATTCCTTCTCTTGCATGCCTGGTGTTTGGCCTTCGCGAATGGCTTGACTCAGCAAGCGTTTTTCTCACTGACGTACGGACACCTGGGAATTCAACTGGGCATGTATTACGGCCTCAGCAGTTTGATGCAACTGGTCAAATTGCCCGTCAGTTGGTTTTCCGGACGGCAATGTGATCGATCTGGGAACCTCCGGCCGCTCGTGATCGGTTTGATCATCGCGAGTAGCGGGTTGGTGTTTTGGCTGCTCGCCACGAAGGAACAGTGGTGGTGGGTGATTCCGGCTTACACATGCTGGGGATTCTATGCGATGGCGAACATCGCAGGCCGCAACTTGGCATTGGAATTATCACCGGCCGCGGATCGGTTAGTACACTTCGCGTTGTTTCGACAGGTGAGCGGTGTCTGTGCGGGGATGTCGGGACTGCTCGGAGGATGGTGGCTTGGGAAACTCTTTGCAGCAGACGTGGAATGGAGTTTTCTCGGGCGGACGTTGGGAGCCGCTCATGTGATCATTGTCGTTTCACTGATCGGTCGATACGCATCGCTTCTGTGGTTGATTCCCGTACGTGAACCAAGCGAGTAG
- a CDS encoding HNH endonuclease signature motif containing protein, whose product MKITELGTCPICEHEYDRGQMNKHHIVPKSRKGRETVLLCTTCHRQIHAVFTEKELERHYGTIEQLLAAEQFQSWIRWIRRRKPTARIRTKTAKRKRR is encoded by the coding sequence ATGAAAATCACTGAACTTGGGACGTGTCCAATTTGCGAGCATGAGTACGATCGTGGGCAGATGAACAAACACCATATCGTGCCCAAAAGCCGCAAAGGCCGGGAAACAGTGCTGCTTTGCACGACGTGTCATCGGCAAATTCATGCGGTTTTTACCGAGAAAGAACTCGAGAGGCACTACGGCACCATCGAGCAACTTCTGGCGGCAGAGCAGTTTCAAAGTTGGATTCGCTGGATACGACGTCGAAAGCCAACTGCTCGCATACGCACCAAAACCGCCAAGCGGAAGCGTCGTTGA
- a CDS encoding glycine cleavage system protein H: MIPLTTTETSNRKRPPAMSDDLIFAMGKYEARIPTDRQYSKNHMWVQKTSTDSVRVGLTAYSVRLLQDVYFLEWSIDPNTAVADRQEIGEIESSKAVSSLHTPCAGQILAFNEDLLNDPSHINADTYEAGWLYEMQLHTDLLSADEYLQHLEQGWEKDQRLIKGQVN, from the coding sequence ATGATTCCACTCACAACCACCGAAACTTCCAACCGCAAGCGACCGCCCGCCATGTCGGATGACCTCATCTTCGCGATGGGGAAATACGAAGCCCGTATTCCCACCGATCGACAATACTCGAAGAACCATATGTGGGTCCAAAAAACCTCCACTGACTCTGTTCGCGTGGGTTTGACGGCGTACTCTGTACGGTTGCTGCAAGACGTGTACTTTTTGGAATGGTCGATCGATCCCAACACCGCCGTTGCCGACCGTCAGGAGATCGGGGAAATCGAAAGCAGCAAGGCGGTGTCGTCGCTGCATACGCCATGTGCGGGACAAATTCTGGCATTCAACGAAGACTTGCTGAACGATCCGTCGCACATCAACGCCGACACCTACGAAGCCGGTTGGTTATACGAGATGCAACTCCACACAGATTTGCTCTCCGCTGACGAGTACTTGCAGCATCTCGAGCAGGGTTGGGAAAAAGATCAGCGACTGATTAAAGGTCAGGTCAACTGA
- a CDS encoding 4Fe-4S dicluster domain-containing protein, protein MAAKKLTVVISQHQGKHPVKRNMEEEIAAALIMDNDIDVSLVPHVYDMSADHTGMLFLKGIPGPVVVLAWMYPRACRWILDRQGVRGQEGVTLLKAEGEDEDELPNPEEEQNTNGIGSLDVPKRKLWCLDLRAYAEPEVYLEEIRRIAKDCTMQTVDLLGWIGGQPKADQMQRYLASPSKPEPAAETPAPIPTSADQEPTKRRWYPVIDYSLCTNCMECIDFCLFGVYGVDQLDRILVEEQDNCKKGCPACSRVCPENAIIFPQHKTPAIAGAEGEVAGLKIDLSKLFGGDDSGKTPLEMAVLERDQELVADGRDAVGMEVGIPKRQPATATAPRDELDDLMDGLDDLDL, encoded by the coding sequence ATGGCCGCGAAGAAATTGACCGTCGTAATTTCGCAGCATCAAGGCAAACACCCCGTTAAGCGAAACATGGAGGAGGAAATCGCGGCGGCGTTGATCATGGACAACGACATTGACGTGTCCCTGGTTCCGCATGTCTACGATATGTCTGCCGATCACACGGGGATGCTGTTTCTCAAAGGCATTCCGGGTCCGGTGGTGGTGTTGGCGTGGATGTATCCGCGGGCGTGTCGCTGGATTCTGGACCGTCAAGGCGTGCGTGGCCAAGAGGGAGTGACGCTGCTCAAGGCTGAGGGAGAAGACGAGGACGAACTTCCCAATCCCGAGGAAGAGCAAAACACCAATGGCATCGGCTCGCTGGATGTGCCGAAGCGAAAGTTGTGGTGCTTGGACTTGCGTGCGTACGCGGAACCGGAAGTCTATCTGGAGGAAATCCGGCGGATCGCCAAAGATTGCACCATGCAAACGGTCGATCTGCTTGGCTGGATTGGTGGCCAACCGAAGGCCGACCAAATGCAGCGATATTTGGCATCACCTTCGAAGCCAGAACCCGCTGCCGAAACTCCCGCACCGATTCCGACATCCGCAGACCAGGAACCGACCAAACGCCGGTGGTATCCAGTCATCGACTACAGCCTCTGCACGAACTGTATGGAGTGCATCGATTTCTGTTTGTTTGGTGTGTATGGGGTCGATCAACTTGACCGAATTTTAGTCGAAGAACAAGACAACTGTAAGAAAGGTTGCCCCGCGTGTAGCCGGGTCTGTCCCGAGAACGCCATCATCTTTCCGCAACACAAAACGCCCGCGATCGCCGGTGCCGAAGGCGAAGTCGCCGGTCTGAAGATCGATCTCTCCAAATTGTTCGGCGGCGACGACAGCGGCAAAACGCCGTTGGAAATGGCCGTGTTGGAACGTGACCAAGAACTGGTCGCCGATGGACGCGACGCGGTCGGCATGGAAGTCGGTATCCCCAAGCGTCAACCCGCCACTGCCACCGCCCCCCGTGACGAACTTGACGACCTCATGGACGGTCTCGACGATCTTGATTTGTAA
- a CDS encoding prenyltransferase/squalene oxidase repeat-containing protein: protein MDATRSAWKSVSPSVNPPLPPPPVTNLTTSWTVSTILICNPARLESSVLDIERLHQGYSKTRDHLLSQRNAAGHWVGELSTSALSTATAVMALEMVSRHPNSDWDTDRLRSFIKNGLAWLASHQNDDGGWGDTTKSLSNISTSMLARAVFRATNTEDQYADVVANAQGYIDRIGGVPAVIARYGKDKTFSVPILTHCALAGMVKWSTIPALPFELACLPARFYKTVRLPVVSYALPALIAIGQVRHHFVKSWNPYAWTVRNAARKRSLQVLERIQPSNGGFLEATPLTSFVTMSLAGMGLVEHPVVKKGVQFILDSVREDGSWPIDTNLATWVTTLSVNALGDDLPEADREPIRRFLLDQQYQTVHPYTNADPGGWAWTDLPGGVPDADDTPGAMLALCGELSVKGGESDEAIERGVRWLLDLQNRDGGFPTFCRGWGKLPFDRSSADITAHAWRALHRYSIRFASEFFSDVNLADPAKDWAVTREDGFERLVVVPRKIQHAVKQTERFLQRAQNPDGSWFPLWFGNQHHPDEENPTYGTARVLAAYRDAEKLQSEPAVRGVQWLVDNQNDDGGWGASKGIVSSVEETALATEILLSVPTARESASRGVEWLMEKIEDGSWTEPTPIGFYFAKLWYFEELYPQIFTVAALRRACQVFLPKSEPTETSTEKLGESK, encoded by the coding sequence ATGGACGCGACGCGGTCGGCATGGAAGTCGGTATCCCCAAGCGTCAACCCGCCACTGCCACCGCCCCCCGTGACGAACTTGACGACCTCATGGACGGTCTCGACGATCTTGATTTGTAACCCCGCCCGACTGGAAAGTTCCGTCTTGGATATCGAACGACTACACCAAGGCTACAGCAAGACCCGCGATCATCTCCTCTCACAACGCAATGCGGCCGGGCATTGGGTAGGAGAGTTGTCCACTTCGGCGTTGTCTACTGCAACAGCGGTGATGGCACTCGAAATGGTGTCGCGTCACCCGAATAGTGATTGGGATACGGATCGACTACGGTCTTTCATCAAGAACGGTCTCGCGTGGTTGGCGAGCCATCAGAATGATGACGGCGGCTGGGGCGATACCACGAAGAGTCTCAGCAATATTTCCACTTCAATGCTGGCTCGGGCGGTGTTTCGGGCGACGAACACTGAAGATCAATACGCCGATGTCGTGGCGAACGCTCAGGGATACATCGATCGTATCGGCGGGGTGCCGGCGGTGATTGCTCGGTATGGGAAGGACAAAACGTTTTCCGTGCCGATCCTCACGCACTGTGCGCTCGCGGGGATGGTCAAGTGGTCCACGATTCCCGCGTTGCCGTTCGAGTTGGCCTGCTTGCCGGCTCGGTTCTACAAGACGGTGCGGTTGCCGGTCGTGAGTTACGCATTGCCCGCGCTCATCGCCATCGGGCAGGTTCGGCATCACTTTGTGAAGTCGTGGAATCCGTATGCGTGGACGGTTCGCAATGCCGCCCGGAAACGGAGTCTCCAAGTCCTTGAACGCATCCAACCGTCCAACGGCGGATTCCTCGAAGCGACTCCACTGACCAGTTTCGTCACGATGAGTCTCGCTGGCATGGGGTTGGTCGAACATCCGGTGGTCAAGAAGGGCGTGCAGTTCATTCTCGATTCGGTCCGCGAGGATGGCAGTTGGCCGATCGATACCAATCTCGCGACGTGGGTGACCACGCTATCGGTCAACGCTCTCGGTGACGATCTGCCGGAAGCCGACCGCGAACCGATTCGGCGATTTCTGCTCGATCAGCAATACCAGACCGTCCACCCCTACACTAACGCCGACCCCGGTGGCTGGGCCTGGACCGACTTGCCCGGCGGTGTGCCAGACGCAGATGACACGCCAGGGGCGATGCTGGCGCTCTGTGGAGAATTGAGTGTGAAGGGTGGAGAGTCGGACGAAGCGATCGAACGCGGAGTGCGATGGTTGCTTGATCTGCAAAATCGTGATGGTGGGTTTCCGACCTTCTGTCGCGGTTGGGGGAAGCTGCCGTTCGATCGGAGTTCCGCGGATATTACCGCTCATGCTTGGCGGGCTCTGCATCGGTATTCGATTAGATTTGCATCTGAGTTTTTTTCAGATGTCAATCTCGCTGATCCCGCGAAGGATTGGGCAGTGACACGTGAAGACGGCTTTGAACGTCTCGTGGTCGTGCCTCGAAAAATCCAGCATGCAGTCAAACAAACGGAAAGATTCTTACAACGCGCTCAAAATCCCGATGGTTCCTGGTTCCCCCTTTGGTTTGGCAACCAACACCATCCTGACGAGGAAAACCCGACTTACGGGACCGCTCGGGTGTTGGCGGCTTATCGAGATGCGGAAAAATTGCAGTCCGAACCGGCGGTGCGTGGGGTTCAATGGTTGGTCGACAATCAGAACGACGACGGCGGTTGGGGGGCGTCGAAGGGAATCGTTTCGAGTGTCGAAGAGACGGCCCTGGCGACGGAAATTCTGCTTTCGGTGCCGACCGCTCGCGAATCGGCGTCGCGGGGCGTAGAATGGTTAATGGAAAAAATCGAGGACGGAAGTTGGACCGAACCTACGCCGATCGGTTTCTATTTCGCCAAGTTATGGTATTTTGAAGAGTTGTACCCGCAGATCTTCACGGTCGCCGCCCTGCGGAGAGCCTGCCAAGTGTTCCTACCCAAATCCGAACCCACCGAGACTTCCACCGAGAAGCTCGGGGAATCGAAATAG